In the genome of Aequorivita sp. H23M31, the window ATCTTTTGCAGCTACGGCAGAAATATGGCAGGTTTACTACCATTGCCAAGGTGGCCCATCTTTTTGAGCAATTTCAATATTATCCAGATTCAGAGAAGCCGAATTTTTCCCAGGGACGTGCTAGTACCACGATTGGTGGCTTAGAAACTGAAATTTTGTTTAGCAAAAAAATGGAGTTGAATACAAAGTTGGAATATACTTTTATTGATGCCGAAGGAGATAATATTGGGAAAAGGGATAGAAGGAATTTCTCTGCGGTAATATTGTGGAATCATAAAGTTTCGCGAAAACTTAGTTATGGAATAAACCTCCGCCAGGAATTTTCAAACGATTACGATAATCCACTTCTTTTTTCTGCAGATGCGATATGGATGCTTTCAAAATATTATTCCATAAGGGTTAACGGATCGAAAAATTATAGAGTGCCAACTTTCAATGACCTGTATTGGTATGCAGGTGGGAATTACGAACTAAAACCTGAAACTTCCTATCAAGTGGAAGTGGGACAAGAATTCCATTTTGGAAAATTGGATATCGATTTGTCAGCTTATTATATTGCCTCAGAAAATCTAATAAAATGGGTGCCGGGAAGTGGATCTCTATGGACACCTTCAAATATATCACGAACTGAAAATTTGGGGTTGGAGGCAAAAGTCAACTATAGTATTCGAATTACTGATAATCAAAAACTGAACTTCAGTGCTCTTTATTCCTATACCAAGGCGGAAGATTTGGAGAAAAATAAACAACTTATCTACGTCCCATTTCGAAAAGGGAATTTATCTGTTGATTATAATTTCAGCCAACTTAAAGCCTATCTACAAGGAATCTATACAGGAAAGGCCTTTACAACAACTGACAATAGTGAGTTAGTGGAGGATAATGCTATTTTAAATTGTGGAGTTGAATGCGTTTTATCATCAGCACCTAATATTTCTCTGGGGGGAAGGATTAAAAATATTTTCAATACTTATTATGAAAATGTCGCTTATAGGCCTATGCCATCGAGAAGCTTTGAAATCTATTTAAACTTTAATATATAAATTAAGACAACTATGAAAAACTATTTATTGCCCATTGCCTTTTTGGCTTCTTTCATTATTTCGTGTAGTAGCGATGATGACAACAAACCAGCGCCAGTTCCCGCCGATTATGAGAAGGGTATATTAATTACCAATGAAGGTCCTTTTAACAATGGAAGTGGCACAATAACTTATGTTTCGGATGATTTTGCAACTGTTGAACAAAAAATTTATCGAAGGGTAAATGGTTCAGATCTTGGGAATATCGTGCAGTCATTAGGCTTTGCGTCTGACGATGCCTATATAGTAGTGAGCAATTCACAAAAGATAATGATTGCGAATCGTTATACTTTTGAAAAGAAGGATTCTATTGTAACTGGCCTGCAAAATCCACGTTATTTTGCGGCCAATGGGTTGACCAAGGGATACATTACAGATTGGGGAGATCCAAACGACAATACAGATGATTATGTAGCAGTAGTCGATTTAAGAACTAACACCATTAGTTCTTCTATTCCAGTTTCTTTTGGACCTGAAAAAATATTAAGTCATGATGGTAAAATTTTCGTGGCGCACCAAGGTGCTTATGGCCATAACAATGTTGTTTCGGTAATTTCGGGTGCTTCGGTCAGCAACACAATAACCGTGGGAGATGCTCCCAATTCTATGGTAGTTATTGGGAATTTCTTATATGTTATGGGAGGAGGAAAACCAGACTATTCCGGAAATGAAACTGCAGGTTCCATCACAAAAGTAGATATATCTACCAATCAGGTTGTGGAAACATTTAATTTAGGAACGACTGATCATCCTACAAATTTGACAGTGGATGGAGAAAACCTATTTTATAACCTTAATGGGAAAGTTTATAAAGTAAATTCCAATGCCATCAACTTGCCTGGAAGCCCCATTATAGATGGTTTCTTTTATGCAATGGAGGCCAGAAATGGATTGCTATATGCTACCGATGCAGGGGATTTTGCAAGTCGTGGAAAACTTTTAGTTTTTGATTTATCCAATAACCAGCAAATTCAAGATTTCCAGGCAGGGATTGTTCCTGGAGGAATATATTTCAACAATTGAAAATTCTTACCGTTCGTTTATTTTAGCCAGTGTTAATTACGATGAAACCGCCTCAATTTTGGCGGTTTCATTTTTTTTTTTGAACGATGGTGGTTTCGATGTTAGAACGAGGATTCCTCACTCTCCATCCACAACCATCAAGCCGTTAAGAATTGAATATTGTTCACTTCCCGAAATTTCCCTAGGCTGATAAAAATCCTTAGGTTGCTCTCTGGGCAAACCAAGAATATCATTTAAGGCGGCAGCCAATAAAGGCTCCTCAGGATTTCCTAATTTTCCGAGATTAAAATAATTTTCCTTTAATTCAATATTGGGGAAAAGACCATTGGTATAATCTGTTTTCCCCGCTTTATTTGCTGTCTTAAAAACCAAGGGCAACATCACATATTTATGTTTAACCGAAGCTTGTTGTTTGCTGAAATTTGGGGCGGGCGCATCATAGAGTAAAAATGAGGCCTGGAACTTTCCAGTAGTTGTATCCCCAACCTGCTTTACGTTGATATAGGGTTTTAGTCCGTTAATGACCAATTCGCTGGCAGAAGCTGTACCAGAAGTTGTTAGAATGTAGACCTTGGATAAGTTTAGACTGTTGATCGCCGCCCCATTACTGATCGTATTATCAAATAAGCCGTTTCTTGCACGCTCTTGTTGACGGTCTGCGTTCCATATTTCTTTGTAAAAAATCTCACCATTGAATTGTCCTGTAATCATACTGGCCAAATCAGTCGCTGTTTCAACGGAGCCACCACCATTATATCTAAGATCAAGAACGAAATCGGTTATTCCTTCAGATTTTAATCTTCCAACAGCGTCGTTCAACTGCGAATCGTAATTTCTGGTGAAGGCATTGTACATTAAATATCCTATTTTCCTTCCTGCAATGTTTAAGGTCTTGGATAAATAAACCGGATTTTCTTCGTATTGAATCTTATTCAGCTGAACAGAATTTCCTGTTGGCTGAAATGTGTCGCCGTTATAAGTAGCCAATCCAATAGAATAATTGTTTTGCGAAAGCAAATCGCTATAATTGGTTTCATTTAGTTGAACTCCATTTACTGTGGTAAAAAGATCCCCCCTTTTTAAACCTCGGGTTTGTGCGTCGGTATTTGGCAATACGTAGCGTACATAGCCGAAAACATTCCCGCTGTTGTCGGGATAATACACTAGGCCATATTCCATTCCATTGCTCATAGAAACACCCGCAAGTGCGTCTTCTATTACATTATAATCGGGAAATAAACGGCTGAACCGATCCTGACGGACTTTCAATTTTTCAAATAATTCCTCAGGCGTAGCAAAACGTCTCAGGTATTTTTCTTTTTCCTCTTCATTTGCAAAGGCGTCATCTGCAAGTTTGGGGCTATTTGCTTTGTACAAATAATAATAATTCAGACCGCGGTAGATGAAGTTTTGTATTTCTAAGGTAGAGGCTGGCTTGATATTGTCATCCATATCCTCGAAACAGGAAATCATCAAGACAGAAACAAGTAGCAGTGTGCCTATTATTTTTATTTTCATATTATATTTATTTTTAAAGAATCCAAAGGTGGATTCAATTTCTACTTCTATAGTTTCTTAGAATTGTAATTCTTCATCTATTCTAGATTTGTAAAGGTAAAAATAGGACTTTTGATTCAAAGCAATAGGAAAGGACAAAATGATTTTTTAGGAAGAAACGTATCGATTCCATTTAAATTTATAGATAGTTGGAAAAAGCAGAATCATTATATTATCTGGATGTAACAAATATAGCAGTGATTCGTCATGGTATTATAGAGCAAGTACAGCGTTAAGATGGACAAGCAGGAATTTATCGAGACATTTATCCCCTTAAAAGATAGGTTATACCGCTTGTCCAAAAGAATCTTAATTTCCAATGATGAGGCCGAAGATGCGGTTCAGGAAGTTCTTTTAAAATTGTGGAAAGGAAAGGAAAACATAGGAAACTATAAAAGTCCGGAAGCTTTTGCTATAACCGTAACAAAGAATTACTGTTTGGACCGACTTAAATCGAAACAAGCCTCTAACTTGAAAATCGTCCATTCCAATTATCCTACGAGCCAGAATCTCGAAAGAGAGGTTGAGGCCAATGAAGAGGTTGGATTGGTATTCAAGATTATGGATTCTTTGCCCGAGCAGCAGAGGATAGTACTTCAGTTACGCGATGTGGAACAGTTGGAGTTTTCGGAGATAGCACATATTCTTGATAGTAATGAAACAGCGGTAAGGGTAACTCTCTCAAGGGCTCGAAAGACCGTAAGGGAAGCAATGATAAAAAAATACAATTATGGAATCACACAATATTGAAAATTTATTAACCGCCTATTTTGAAGGTGCGTCAAGTCTTGAAGAAGAGGCCATACTGTTGGACTATTTCAACAATCAGAAAGTTGCAACGCACTTACTTCAATATAAACCAATTTTTGTGGGACTTTCTGCTGCCCAAAAGGAAACGTCCAAAAGGTCTTTTGAGTTGCAAATAAGTACAAACACCCCGAAAATTAAAACTTGGTGGTATACCGTGGCAGCAATGATTGTAGTTGCATTCGGAATTGGGGCTTTTTATTTTTCACAACCGCAATTAAGTCAAGAGGAAAGGGAGGCATTAGTAGCTTTTGAGAATAGTAAAAAAGCAATGCTACTTCTCTCTGAAAACTTGAACAAAGGTACGCAGCAGCTTTTATATGTGAATCAGTTTGAACTTGCTAAGGATAAGTTTTGGAAAAGTGAATCCGAATAAATTATAAACCCAATTGAATAGCTCAAAATATTAAATTAAGAAAATCAATAACAAACCCTAAAAAATATAAAATGAAAAAAATTGCAATTATAATGGCACTTGCCATCGCCCCATTGGTTTCTTGGGCACAAAATACCTTTGATTCCTTTGAAAATGAAAAGGATGTATCTTCCGTAGTGGTTACTAAGAATATGTTCAAGCTTTTGAGCAAAATGGATCTTAACTCAAAGGATCCTGAGGCCCAAGCATATTTGAATATGGTAGACAATTTGGATAACATCAAGATTTTCACAACCGAAAATCCAGCCGTCGGTAAAAAAATGGATGCTGCCGTTGCCAAATATATTTCCTCTTCCAAGGATTTAGGTGAATTGATGCGAATAAAAGACGATGGGCAGAACATTCAGTTTTATAGCAAGGAAGGTAAAAACGAGAACTTCGTGAGTGAACTGTTAATGCATCTTAGCGGAATGGTTGATGGAAAACCTACAACCATTATTATGAGCATTACCGGCAACATCGATCTTAAACAAATTTCGAAATTGACGGAGGAATTAAAAGTTCCGGGAAGCGAGCAATTGAAGAATATCGACAAAAAGAAAAGTAAATAATTATGGCACTCCTACGGAATTTAATGGTCATCACATTGACCGCATTAACTTTGATTTCTTGTAGTGATAAGTCCCTCCAGAAATATTTGGTGGCAAAACAAGATGATCCAAAGTTTGTTAAGGTTGATCTTCCTACCAGTTTACTTGAAGGGAAAAACAGCAGTTTTGGTCAGGAGGAAAAAGATATCCTCAAGACTATCAAAAAGATAAACGTAGTGGCATA includes:
- a CDS encoding TonB-dependent receptor produces the protein MNRQGLHIIFIIFCCQTVAFAQLDSVQKLPEVFLTDANLVQFSKGFKLEKLKDSVVRRNINSLTDVLRFNSSIYFKENGRGMVSSPSFRGTNAAQTAVIWNGININSVFTGQTDFNIISPFDYDEITVRSGGGGVQYGSGAVGGSVHLNNNFSFDADDLTEVELGYGSFSTLSGNAAVTRIWGKNYSNVAVDIISSENDYDYVGKNKKNSHGEFLRFTAKVNEARKLARGVASWNSEYSYNDRNFSGSLNTIGRDGYKDINTRNLLQLRQKYGRFTTIAKVAHLFEQFQYYPDSEKPNFSQGRASTTIGGLETEILFSKKMELNTKLEYTFIDAEGDNIGKRDRRNFSAVILWNHKVSRKLSYGINLRQEFSNDYDNPLLFSADAIWMLSKYYSIRVNGSKNYRVPTFNDLYWYAGGNYELKPETSYQVEVGQEFHFGKLDIDLSAYYIASENLIKWVPGSGSLWTPSNISRTENLGLEAKVNYSIRITDNQKLNFSALYSYTKAEDLEKNKQLIYVPFRKGNLSVDYNFSQLKAYLQGIYTGKAFTTTDNSELVEDNAILNCGVECVLSSAPNISLGGRIKNIFNTYYENVAYRPMPSRSFEIYLNFNI
- a CDS encoding YncE family protein; protein product: MKNYLLPIAFLASFIISCSSDDDNKPAPVPADYEKGILITNEGPFNNGSGTITYVSDDFATVEQKIYRRVNGSDLGNIVQSLGFASDDAYIVVSNSQKIMIANRYTFEKKDSIVTGLQNPRYFAANGLTKGYITDWGDPNDNTDDYVAVVDLRTNTISSSIPVSFGPEKILSHDGKIFVAHQGAYGHNNVVSVISGASVSNTITVGDAPNSMVVIGNFLYVMGGGKPDYSGNETAGSITKVDISTNQVVETFNLGTTDHPTNLTVDGENLFYNLNGKVYKVNSNAINLPGSPIIDGFFYAMEARNGLLYATDAGDFASRGKLLVFDLSNNQQIQDFQAGIVPGGIYFNN
- a CDS encoding S41 family peptidase, with product MKIKIIGTLLLVSVLMISCFEDMDDNIKPASTLEIQNFIYRGLNYYYLYKANSPKLADDAFANEEEKEKYLRRFATPEELFEKLKVRQDRFSRLFPDYNVIEDALAGVSMSNGMEYGLVYYPDNSGNVFGYVRYVLPNTDAQTRGLKRGDLFTTVNGVQLNETNYSDLLSQNNYSIGLATYNGDTFQPTGNSVQLNKIQYEENPVYLSKTLNIAGRKIGYLMYNAFTRNYDSQLNDAVGRLKSEGITDFVLDLRYNGGGSVETATDLASMITGQFNGEIFYKEIWNADRQQERARNGLFDNTISNGAAINSLNLSKVYILTTSGTASASELVINGLKPYINVKQVGDTTTGKFQASFLLYDAPAPNFSKQQASVKHKYVMLPLVFKTANKAGKTDYTNGLFPNIELKENYFNLGKLGNPEEPLLAAALNDILGLPREQPKDFYQPREISGSEQYSILNGLMVVDGE
- a CDS encoding RNA polymerase sigma factor, translated to MDKQEFIETFIPLKDRLYRLSKRILISNDEAEDAVQEVLLKLWKGKENIGNYKSPEAFAITVTKNYCLDRLKSKQASNLKIVHSNYPTSQNLEREVEANEEVGLVFKIMDSLPEQQRIVLQLRDVEQLEFSEIAHILDSNETAVRVTLSRARKTVREAMIKKYNYGITQY
- a CDS encoding DUF4252 domain-containing protein, with protein sequence MKKIAIIMALAIAPLVSWAQNTFDSFENEKDVSSVVVTKNMFKLLSKMDLNSKDPEAQAYLNMVDNLDNIKIFTTENPAVGKKMDAAVAKYISSSKDLGELMRIKDDGQNIQFYSKEGKNENFVSELLMHLSGMVDGKPTTIIMSITGNIDLKQISKLTEELKVPGSEQLKNIDKKKSK